TGGTCAATACTTTTGGCAAAAGTACCTAAGGCAGATTCGGCAGCTTGTCCTTCTTGTATGCGAAATTTTTCACATTCTACTAGTGCCTGATTGATCAGGGTAAAGAGTTGTTCTTTATCTACCAAGTCATTGGTTGTGTCCGAATATTCGAAAATATCTGGCTGTCGAAGTACTTCTTTGATCAGTTCAGCATCTGACAATTCGGCCTCACTGACCACAGTTCGCAACTGTTTTTTATAATGATTAAATAGTGATTGATTAAGGACTCCCGCGCTACCAACACCATTTTTCAGCGTGATATCAATACTAAAATTGACCTTGCCTCTGACGATTTTATCTGTCAATATTTTTTTTATCTCGTTTTCGTACGCAGCTACTTCTTTAGGCAGCTTCGTGGAGATATCGAGAAACTTCGAATTGAGGGATTTGATTTCAACATCAATGCTCATTTGATCATTCTCAAAATTGGCATGGCCGTACCCTGTCATAGATTTAAGCATTTGCAATGATCGTCAAATAAGGCCAGTATTAAAAATAGAATAGATTAGGGGCGGGTTTAAAAATCGTAGCCTAAACTCAGATAGAACTGCATGTCGCCGACTTCATAATCGGCAATTGGCTTAGCAAAATCGAATCGTGCATAATAACCAAGAAGTACTGTACGTATACCAAACCCATAACTCGCCAGCCAGGGATTATCTGAAGTCCTGATGACTGCTTCAAAAGGAGACCCTTCTCTTTTGACCACCTTGCTATTGACTTCATGCTCGTCACTAAACGGAGACTTACCGGACCAGGAAGAGCCAAGGTCGTAGAATCCTATCGCCTGGAAGTTCCTTAGGAAATTAGACTTGATAGACCCACGAGAGAAATACTTGAATATCGGAAACCTAAGCTCGGCATTCATGGCCAAGACATTCGAGCCGCTAAAAGTGTTGTAATCGAAACCTCGTAGATTGACAAACTCAGCAAATAGTATATCGGTATTATCTTTTGTGTTACTGAAATGAAGTGGCGAATCTACCTGATCTGTGTTTTCACTGTCGTTAGCCACCCAATTATCCATACCACCAAGCATGTAAGTTTTAGGATTGTTTCCAAATGATCGCCCGAAGTAAATACGCCCGGCGAAAATCAACTCTCTTGATATCTTTTGATAACGACGAAGGTCAACCGAGAAGTTGCTGAAGGTAAGATCGTTATCAGAGACAGCCTGATAATGCTCAAAAGATATTTTGGCACGGCTTCCCTCGTATAGATTTAAACCATTGGCTAATGTATTATCATATACCCAGTGTGCTTTAATCCCTGCAAATGTGTTTTGTGACTCTAGTACATAGGGTTCTTGTGGTGGGAAATTTCTCTGTAGAGCATCTGGACTTAGATTGTTGAATCGCGTAAACGTAACAAACGGCTGTAAATCAAAACGTGTGGCCACGGAAAGTGGTAAAGATGCTCCCACTGTGAAGGTATTCTTTTTATACTTTTGAATAATCTCATCCCCTGCCCCAGAGAAATCAAAACGCTCTTCCAAATAAACGTTTCTATCATATCTCGCCATCAAATCAATGGTGTATTTTAAGAATCGGTATTCCGCAAAGAAGTCACCGCTTTTCAGGTCTGTAATAGCTAAAAATCCCCCATAAAACTTATGGTTTTCCAGAATATCATTCATTTCGTATTCCATCAAAATTCCAAAGCCGCGAATTGGATCAATTTTAAATGTGGTGATGACGTTATTGGATGAGAAGGCAGTTTCATAAGCATGAGGACCTGTTACGCTTGGTTCCTTTTGCATTTTCTGATAGGTAGTAAGAAAAGAAAAGGCTTGCCCATCCTCTTCATCTTCTTCTGGCTCATCTTCGAATTGGTAATCATCCGTATCAATAAATACATCTTCGTAATCTTCTTCCTCTTCTTCTGTCTCTACGCCTTCACTCTCAGAAGAAATATCAAAAAGGCCCTCTCCCAACTCGAGCTCTTCGGATGGTAGATCATCTTTGCTCTGTTCAGCTCTTCGCTTTTTTATAAACTCTACTTGTTCTATTTGGTTGCGTAAAGTAGGTGGGGTAAAGGTGGTTTGATCCAGGTTGTAATTTTGGTGGAGGTAGATCCTAGACTTGCCATTATTCAGCATTAAAAAAGCCAAGTCGTGATTTTGTCTGTTAATATCATATTCCTGCAAACTTGCCCGGAAATTAGACACCTGATTATAAATACCATTCGAAAAATTGTATTTGTAAAGGTTGTAGATCCCTTTTTGATCACTTAGGTAGAATACATTCTCACGATCAACTGGCACAGGGTAATAATCATTGCTCAAAGTGTTGGTCATCCTGTAGACCACGTTTGTGGTGGTATCTAAATCATAGGCGAACAAGTTCAAATTGTTCGGGGCATCATTGATATTGTCTAGTTCAAGATTCAGTGTGTCGCTCGGACGGTTGGAGCTGAAGACAATCGCATCCGTGCCCGGGATAAACTTTGGATTCAAGTCATCGTACTTGTCTCTGGTAAGTCGTTTTACAGCATTTCTCCTCATGCTGATTAGGTACAGGTCGTTCTGCCCCTGAATGTCAGCACTAAGCACCGCCAACTTTCCATTGTCATTAAAACCGATGCCTTGAATTTGATTAAACCTAAGAAGGGACTTTCGTTGTTTAGTTCTGGTAGGAACATCGTAGGAAACCAGATAATTGGTGCCATACCAGTTTTGTATAATACCCAATTTGGATTCGGTAATCCATTCGATGATTGGAAGCTCAAGAGTTACTTCCTGATTGATGACATGGTAACCACCACGAAGCGCAGTTCTTTCTCTTCCGTTGTCGAGATTTCTTACATTCACGGTGTACTTGCCGCGGTAGTTGTTGACATAGGCGAGATATTTTCCATCAGGACTCACACGAACCTTGGTAAGCTTAGCCACTTTGCCGGTTTTATTGATCAGCTTGTTGTCCTTTTCAGGGGAATCATAAGCTGCATCCAACGAAGCATTTGCATTTCTGTAGTATTCGGCCCATTCGTATTTAAACTGCTTGAATGAAATTCCTAATGAGCTCGCTATACTGTGTTCAGGGTTTCTTATAATTCTTGTTAGGTTGAGGATGTTGGAAATGTTGCTGGGCCCATATTTAACCGCGATATAGTTCCACACTGACTGTCCTACCATTTGTGCTCTGATATCTTCGAGACGATTCAGTTTTTTTGTTTTTCTTTTGGTTAAGAAATCCCTCATATAATCGTCCATCTCAACACTCCATCCATAGGCGGCGTAGTTGGCCGCTCCTCCTATGAACCACTCGGGCAAATGAAGCAGATAGGCACTTTGAAACATTTCTGCCAAACTCCCTCCAAACATCATATCGTCCAATAGCATTTTTGTTAAACGATACTTTAGTTCTTTTTTGAACTCAACAATGCTACCCGGATAGGCAATTTCTACCTGTAGTTTGACAAACTTGGTTTGCCCGGCAATGGTAAAAGTAGCCCCGTCCACACCGATGTTACTCTGCTTCAGGTCAACAGGAGAATTGTAAAGGAAAATTTTTGTTTTGGAAAAAGGTGCATAGCCCAGCATGTCTGTGAGCTTGTCATACTCTTCGTCCAGATAGTCCAAGGCTAATTTGGCATATTCTTCCCCCAGCGCGTAATAATGAATATCATAGTCGTCTGTACTGTAGTAGTACCAGTCATAGCTCTTGTATTGCACTCTATTTTGGCCAAATACTTTTCTATGCTCCTGAGCTTGTACAGCCAGTGTAGAAAGTAAAAGAAGACCAATAAGTAATGCTCTCAAACGCATGCAGTTAATTTTTGGGTTCTGTCGAATAGTATGAGTAATAACGACTTATATCAATTTCAGTATCTAGCACCTCTCCATCCAACAAATAGGCCGTGAATAGTTTTGAACACTCTGGGATTAAAGAAACACCCTTAGAACCAAAACCATTAAAGACATAAATATGTTCATTATCTGGATGTTTTCCAATGAATGGTCGGCGATCTTTTGTGGCTGGCCTTATCCCTGCCCTTCTTTCCGTTACTTGATATGTTTCGTTTAGCAACCCGCTCAATTTCTCTTTCAATTCATTTTGTCCGGCTTCAGTAGGTTCCATATCATCAAACTGATGCTTATAGGTAGAACCTACCCTGATGTTCTGATTTTCAAATGGTAAAATGAAGACTCCTCGATTATAGATAGTCTTTGGCCTTTTATCCATTTCGATGTCCATTATTTCGCCCTTTACTGGATGAAATGGTAACCATCGAAACCATTCGGATTGATGAGCCATGATCCCATTACAGAATATTATTTTCTTGAATTTCAAATCACTGAATGAAAAGTGATCAGAATGGCTCTTCAAATCCTGTTCATAAAACATTGTTTCCTGATAACTACCCTTATCGATCAAATAGTTTTTATTGGCCTTTAGAAGATTGAGGATATTCACATAACCGGCTTGCTTTAAAAACAACCCTCCATATTGGTCATGTAGCTGGTGTGCATCTATGTGAGTGGTAGCTGTTTTGTCAATATAGTGGTTGAATTTTTCATCTGATTTTTTGGCTTCCCAGTCGTTTTGATCATCTATGGCGAAGTATGGACGGTACACTCCAATAGGATGAAAAAATTTGGACACCAATTTACCTTCCAGTTGTGGATAAAAATTGAGCAGTTCAGGAAATAACTCATCAGCCTTCCAGGTTTTAAACATCTTTCGGCCGGTGATTGGATTGAATATACCTGCGGCTACAGCCGAGGAATGATTCTGGTCCGGTTGATCCAATACCATGATTTTTTGCCCCCTTTCGAGCAATCTTTGGGAAAGTATGGCTCCTGCCAGACCATGACCGATGATTAAGTAGTCGTACATGTTATATTTGCGATTGAGCAATAATCCTACAAAATTGCGGACTTACTATTATAAAATATGATCCAAATTCAGAATTTTGTTTTCAATCCCTTCATGGAGAATACCTATGTGTTGTATGATGAAACCAAAGAAGCGATTATTATCGATCCGGGATGTTATGAACAGGCCGAAAAGGATGAACTGACAGACTTCATTGAAACGAATGAACTTAAGGTCGTCAAACTCATCAATACGCATTGCCATATTGATCATGTTTTTGGTAATGCTTTTGTAAAGAAAAAATACGGTGTGACTTTGACGATTCATAAGGAAGACGAAGCCACACTAAAATCTGTGGAAGTTTATGCGCCAGCTTATGGATTTCAGAATTTTGAAAACACCGAAGCAGAAGAGTTCTTTGATGAGGGAGATCAGATAAAGTTTGGCAATTCTACCCTGGATATCTTTTTTACACCGGGTCATGCACCAGGCCATGTCGTTTTGGTAAACCAAGAACAAAATATTTGCATCGGTGGAGATGTACTTTTTGATGGAAGCATTGGGCGTACAGATTTGCCAGGAGGAGATTTTGATACACTTATTAAAAGTATCCATGAGAAGGTATTCGCACTTGAAGATGAAACCGTAGTGTATCCTGGACATGGAGGAACCACAACCGTAGGAAAAGAAAAAGTCTCCAATCCATTTTGCGCCCTATCCAGATGAGCATTCGAAATTTCACTCCCAACGCCCTCACGAGTCTCAATTTGGCTTTTGGCTGCTTTGCTATCGTGGAGATATTTGAAGGGAGGTTGGAGAATGTTATTTATTACACGCTCTTATCGGGGGTAGTAGACTTTTTTGATGGGTTTTCCGCCCGTCTGCTAAAGTCCACTTCAAACATTGGCAAAGACTTGGATTCGTTGGCTGATATGGTTTCGTTTGGGGTAGTTCCTGCGCTAGTCATGTATCAATTATTGCAAATCAGTGCGCCAGATACGCCTTGGAAATATACCGCCATTTTAATAGCGGTGATGTCGGGACTTCGATTGGCCAAGTTCAACAATGATGAGCGTCAATCTGATCGATTTTATGGTCTACCCACTCCAGCTAATGCTTTTTTGATTATTTCGTTAGCTTATTTGGCAACAGAGGGCTTTTGGTATGATATAGTTAACAATTGGATGGCATTAGTGGGAATTACCTTTACCACTTCCTTTCTTCTGGTAGCTGACATTCCCATGCTGGCTTTTAAGTTTAGTAAATATGGATGGAAGGGTAACGAAGCAAAGTATAGCTTTTTATTACTGAGTTTGGTGATGGGAATTGTATTTCAGTTAGTGGCTGTACCATTAATTATTGTCATGTATATAATTGGTTCAGTAATTGCACACCTGATGTCGCCAAAAGCATAAGGAACAAAAGTACCCACCAGTGGATTTGACAGGAATAGGTTGAAAAGGAAAGTACATATCATATCGGCAGTTTTGCTTTTGTTATCTATTACACCGGATGTGGTAGGGCAAAATACCTCGGTACTATCCAATGGAGAGTGGTTCAAACTAGCTGTGATTGAAGATGGTCCTTATAAAATAGATCATACCTTTCTGACCGAGATGGGATTGGACCCGAGTAGCATCGATCCAAGAAAGCTAGCTATTTATGGAAACGCTTATAATGGCATGCTTCCTCAGGCCAATGATGGACCCAGACCTAATGACCTCGTTGAAAATAGCATTTTGATTGTTGGTGAATCCGATGGGAAGTTTGATGCAGGAGACTACCTACTTTTTTATGGTAAATCATCTGACCACTTTAGTTTTGATTCCTCATCTGATACTTTTCAGTTCGAAAGAAATGTCTACAGTGACACGGCTTTTTATTTTCTAACGATTCAAGAATCGAATGGGAAAAGAATTGCAGAAACCAGCCTTCCAGTAAATGGAGCTACGGTATCAAACACTTACCTTCAACTTCAAGCACATGAACTAGAGACAAACACAATAATTAGCTCGGGTCGTCATTGGTTTGGTGAGCGCTTTACAACCTCAGAAAGAACCCAAACCATTGGATATTCAGCTGATGGAATCGTGGGTGGTTCTGATATTACACTTTATATGGGGGTAATGTCCAGATCCACAGAGGCTTCTTCAT
The sequence above is drawn from the Reichenbachiella sp. genome and encodes:
- a CDS encoding YicC/YloC family endoribonuclease, translating into MLKSMTGYGHANFENDQMSIDVEIKSLNSKFLDISTKLPKEVAAYENEIKKILTDKIVRGKVNFSIDITLKNGVGSAGVLNQSLFNHYKKQLRTVVSEAELSDAELIKEVLRQPDIFEYSDTTNDLVDKEQLFTLINQALVECEKFRIQEGQAAESALGTFAKSIDQKLTLIKEKDPERIIAIKDRINESLSELAASEKSDPNRFEQELIYYIEKLDIAEEIIRLQNHISYFHETLAVKESQGKKLGFISQEMGREINTIGSKANNSDIQKLVVDMKDELEKIKEQVLNVV
- a CDS encoding translocation protein TolB — protein: MRLRALLIGLLLLSTLAVQAQEHRKVFGQNRVQYKSYDWYYYSTDDYDIHYYALGEEYAKLALDYLDEEYDKLTDMLGYAPFSKTKIFLYNSPVDLKQSNIGVDGATFTIAGQTKFVKLQVEIAYPGSIVEFKKELKYRLTKMLLDDMMFGGSLAEMFQSAYLLHLPEWFIGGAANYAAYGWSVEMDDYMRDFLTKRKTKKLNRLEDIRAQMVGQSVWNYIAVKYGPSNISNILNLTRIIRNPEHSIASSLGISFKQFKYEWAEYYRNANASLDAAYDSPEKDNKLINKTGKVAKLTKVRVSPDGKYLAYVNNYRGKYTVNVRNLDNGRERTALRGGYHVINQEVTLELPIIEWITESKLGIIQNWYGTNYLVSYDVPTRTKQRKSLLRFNQIQGIGFNDNGKLAVLSADIQGQNDLYLISMRRNAVKRLTRDKYDDLNPKFIPGTDAIVFSSNRPSDTLNLELDNINDAPNNLNLFAYDLDTTTNVVYRMTNTLSNDYYPVPVDRENVFYLSDQKGIYNLYKYNFSNGIYNQVSNFRASLQEYDINRQNHDLAFLMLNNGKSRIYLHQNYNLDQTTFTPPTLRNQIEQVEFIKKRRAEQSKDDLPSEELELGEGLFDISSESEGVETEEEEEDYEDVFIDTDDYQFEDEPEEDEEDGQAFSFLTTYQKMQKEPSVTGPHAYETAFSSNNVITTFKIDPIRGFGILMEYEMNDILENHKFYGGFLAITDLKSGDFFAEYRFLKYTIDLMARYDRNVYLEERFDFSGAGDEIIQKYKKNTFTVGASLPLSVATRFDLQPFVTFTRFNNLSPDALQRNFPPQEPYVLESQNTFAGIKAHWVYDNTLANGLNLYEGSRAKISFEHYQAVSDNDLTFSNFSVDLRRYQKISRELIFAGRIYFGRSFGNNPKTYMLGGMDNWVANDSENTDQVDSPLHFSNTKDNTDILFAEFVNLRGFDYNTFSGSNVLAMNAELRFPIFKYFSRGSIKSNFLRNFQAIGFYDLGSSWSGKSPFSDEHEVNSKVVKREGSPFEAVIRTSDNPWLASYGFGIRTVLLGYYARFDFAKPIADYEVGDMQFYLSLGYDF
- a CDS encoding CDP-alcohol phosphatidyltransferase family protein, encoding MSIRNFTPNALTSLNLAFGCFAIVEIFEGRLENVIYYTLLSGVVDFFDGFSARLLKSTSNIGKDLDSLADMVSFGVVPALVMYQLLQISAPDTPWKYTAILIAVMSGLRLAKFNNDERQSDRFYGLPTPANAFLIISLAYLATEGFWYDIVNNWMALVGITFTTSFLLVADIPMLAFKFSKYGWKGNEAKYSFLLLSLVMGIVFQLVAVPLIIVMYIIGSVIAHLMSPKA
- a CDS encoding MBL fold metallo-hydrolase; this translates as MIQIQNFVFNPFMENTYVLYDETKEAIIIDPGCYEQAEKDELTDFIETNELKVVKLINTHCHIDHVFGNAFVKKKYGVTLTIHKEDEATLKSVEVYAPAYGFQNFENTEAEEFFDEGDQIKFGNSTLDIFFTPGHAPGHVVLVNQEQNICIGGDVLFDGSIGRTDLPGGDFDTLIKSIHEKVFALEDETVVYPGHGGTTTVGKEKVSNPFCALSR
- a CDS encoding FAD-dependent oxidoreductase; protein product: MYDYLIIGHGLAGAILSQRLLERGQKIMVLDQPDQNHSSAVAAGIFNPITGRKMFKTWKADELFPELLNFYPQLEGKLVSKFFHPIGVYRPYFAIDDQNDWEAKKSDEKFNHYIDKTATTHIDAHQLHDQYGGLFLKQAGYVNILNLLKANKNYLIDKGSYQETMFYEQDLKSHSDHFSFSDLKFKKIIFCNGIMAHQSEWFRWLPFHPVKGEIMDIEMDKRPKTIYNRGVFILPFENQNIRVGSTYKHQFDDMEPTEAGQNELKEKLSGLLNETYQVTERRAGIRPATKDRRPFIGKHPDNEHIYVFNGFGSKGVSLIPECSKLFTAYLLDGEVLDTEIDISRYYSYYSTEPKN